A region of Moorena producens PAL-8-15-08-1 DNA encodes the following proteins:
- a CDS encoding isocitrate lyase/PEP mutase family protein has protein sequence MVANNSRSLQEQLKQRDIFPFIGVYEVFSASIAAKYYDGILISGFSFAASFYGLPDIGFIAWSDIIAFVQRIKTVLPHAYILVDIDDGYVDPEVACHVVTMLESIGAAGVIIEDQKRPRRCGHFDGKLLMDLDEFIDKLKKKFATRKELFVVARTDASELDEIIRRAQAFAEVGADAILADGIKDLEVIRTLKTKVDKPLVFNQIAGGKSPACSLTELKDAGVSLVNYSTPCLFTAQEGIERYMQSLKEKDGLLLKQQVGVPECTALLQENLALINKG, from the coding sequence ATGGTAGCCAATAACTCCAGGAGCTTACAAGAACAATTGAAACAAAGAGACATCTTTCCCTTTATAGGAGTTTACGAGGTTTTTTCCGCCTCAATCGCCGCCAAATATTACGACGGTATATTGATCAGCGGTTTTAGTTTTGCGGCCAGTTTTTATGGGTTACCAGATATTGGATTTATTGCCTGGTCTGATATTATTGCTTTTGTTCAAAGGATAAAAACTGTCCTTCCCCATGCCTATATTCTCGTCGATATTGATGATGGCTATGTCGATCCTGAAGTGGCTTGTCATGTCGTTACTATGTTGGAGTCCATCGGGGCAGCTGGGGTAATTATTGAAGACCAAAAACGACCGAGAAGATGCGGTCATTTTGATGGTAAACTTTTGATGGATTTAGATGAGTTTATCGATAAACTAAAAAAAAAATTTGCAACTCGCAAAGAGTTATTTGTAGTGGCGCGAACCGATGCCAGCGAACTCGATGAAATTATCAGAAGAGCTCAGGCATTTGCGGAAGTGGGTGCTGATGCGATCTTGGCTGATGGTATCAAGGATTTAGAGGTAATCAGAACTTTAAAGACTAAAGTAGATAAACCATTAGTCTTTAATCAAATAGCTGGAGGAAAATCTCCAGCTTGCAGTCTCACAGAACTGAAGGATGCAGGGGTTTCTCTGGTGAACTACAGTACCCCTTGTTTGTTTACGGCGCAAGAGGGAATTGAACGGTACATGCAATCCCTGAAAGAAAAAGATGGATTATTACTAAAACAACAAGTGGGTGTGCCTGAATGTACTGCTCTTTTGCAGGAAAATCTGGCTTTGATAAATAAAGGCTAA
- a CDS encoding AMP-binding protein: protein MTIAKTGSGLNSSIYNLLEARAQKNPQDIAIVAAGQSALTYSRLFDAVTDVGSKLNAMGVGRNDRVAIALPNGPEMAVAFLAIASCATCAPLNPGYRQSEYDFYLSDLDAKALIFQSGVAEPALEVAQKRGIPLVELTPIPEAAGIFQLTGGDGKSPAMAGIAQPEDVALVLHTSGTTSRPKMVPLTGKNLCTSAQNIGVALNLVESDRCLNVMPLFHIHGLIGALLSSVSAGASVVCTPGFDGPKFFDWLVEFHPTWYSAVPTMHQGILARVTENRQIISQCPIRLIRSSSAPLPPQVMASLEAEFNAPVIESYGMTEASHQMASNPLPPKTRKPGSVGVPAGPEVAIMDEQGNLLPVGEVGEVVIRGENVTCGYHNNPDANQSAFTNGWFRTGDLGYLDRDNYLFLKGRIKEIINRGGEKISPREVDEVLLDHPAIAQVVTFATPHTLLGEDVAVAVVLQEGASVTEQEIKEFAATRLADFKVPRVVVFIDEIPKGPTGKRQRIGLAQKLGLTASDPTMPRADYAPPKTPIQAELVQIWSEILGVDWVGIYDHFFQLGGDSILATRIVNHVRKVTKVELSFLFFFQEPTLARMADLIAEQQAKIVEDTEISAMLDQLESLSDEEAENLLNNQY from the coding sequence ATGACGATTGCCAAAACCGGCTCTGGACTCAATTCAAGTATATACAATCTACTTGAGGCCAGGGCACAGAAAAATCCCCAAGACATAGCCATTGTTGCTGCCGGTCAGTCTGCCCTCACCTACAGTCGTTTGTTTGATGCTGTCACCGATGTGGGAAGCAAATTAAATGCAATGGGTGTAGGTCGTAACGACCGAGTGGCGATCGCATTACCCAACGGCCCAGAAATGGCTGTAGCTTTTTTGGCCATCGCCTCTTGTGCCACCTGTGCCCCTCTCAATCCTGGTTATCGCCAATCGGAATACGATTTTTATCTATCCGATCTTGATGCTAAAGCCCTGATTTTTCAGTCAGGAGTTGCCGAACCTGCCCTAGAGGTGGCTCAAAAAAGAGGTATCCCCCTAGTCGAACTTACCCCCATCCCAGAAGCAGCAGGTATTTTCCAGCTTACAGGTGGGGATGGGAAAAGTCCAGCCATGGCTGGCATCGCTCAACCCGAAGATGTGGCTTTAGTGCTGCATACTTCTGGGACTACCTCCCGCCCTAAAATGGTGCCGCTGACAGGCAAAAACCTCTGCACCTCAGCCCAAAATATTGGCGTGGCTTTGAATTTAGTCGAGAGCGATCGCTGTCTGAACGTGATGCCCCTCTTCCACATTCACGGACTGATCGGGGCTTTACTTTCATCCGTTAGTGCAGGAGCCAGTGTGGTTTGTACTCCCGGTTTTGACGGGCCCAAATTCTTTGACTGGTTAGTAGAATTTCATCCCACCTGGTATTCAGCCGTACCCACCATGCACCAAGGGATTCTAGCCAGAGTCACAGAAAATCGCCAGATCATTTCCCAATGCCCAATTCGCTTGATTCGGTCTTCATCTGCTCCCTTGCCACCCCAGGTCATGGCTTCCTTAGAAGCAGAATTCAACGCCCCGGTGATCGAATCCTATGGCATGACCGAAGCTTCCCATCAGATGGCCAGTAATCCCCTGCCCCCTAAAACCCGCAAACCCGGTTCGGTGGGAGTCCCCGCAGGACCGGAAGTCGCGATTATGGATGAACAGGGCAACTTACTACCAGTTGGTGAGGTAGGAGAAGTCGTGATCCGGGGTGAGAATGTCACTTGTGGCTATCACAACAATCCTGATGCCAACCAAAGTGCTTTTACCAACGGCTGGTTTCGCACCGGAGACCTGGGTTATTTAGATCGGGACAACTATCTTTTCCTCAAAGGTCGGATTAAAGAAATTATCAATCGTGGGGGCGAGAAAATTTCCCCGCGAGAAGTAGATGAAGTGCTTTTAGACCATCCAGCGATCGCCCAGGTTGTCACTTTTGCCACACCCCATACTTTATTAGGGGAAGATGTTGCTGTTGCGGTGGTCTTGCAGGAAGGAGCATCAGTAACAGAGCAAGAAATTAAAGAGTTTGCTGCTACTCGATTGGCTGATTTTAAAGTTCCGCGTGTGGTAGTTTTTATCGATGAAATTCCCAAAGGCCCCACTGGCAAACGGCAACGGATAGGTTTAGCACAAAAATTAGGCTTAACTGCTTCCGACCCGACAATGCCAAGGGCAGACTATGCTCCACCAAAGACGCCAATACAAGCAGAGTTGGTACAAATTTGGTCGGAGATTTTAGGAGTAGATTGGGTTGGCATTTATGACCACTTCTTCCAATTAGGAGGAGATTCTATTTTGGCGACAAGAATCGTCAATCATGTCAGAAAAGTCACTAAGGTTGAATTATCGTTTCTCTTCTTTTTTCAGGAACCTACTCTGGCGAGAATGGCAGATTTAATTGCTGAACAGCAGGCGAAAATAGTTGAGGATACCGAGATATCTGCCATGTTAGACCAACTAGAGTCTCTGTCGGATGAAGAAGCCGAAAATCTGCTGAATAATCAATATTAA
- the hpnH gene encoding adenosyl-hopene transferase HpnH: MAIQLQQALDVGKYIVTQRLLGRKRFPLVLMLEPLFRCNLACSGCGKIQHPKEILKRHLTPEECFAAVKECGVPVVSIPGGEPLLHPQIDEIVKGLVAWRKYVYLCTNGLLLEKCLDKFQPSPYLTFSVHLDGLRERHDQCVDRQGVFDKVVQAIRAAKARGFRVTTNTTVFEGTDPKEIQEFFDFLAMLGIDGMMVSPGYSYEWAPDQEHFLKREQTKAMFREILAPFKAGNKIWNFNHNPLFLDFLIGEKDYECTPWGSPSYSVLGWQKPCYLLNEGHYSTFKELLEETNWDQYGRASGNPKCSDCMVHCGYEPTAAMDAFQPQNMVRAMGSVLGGV, from the coding sequence ATGGCAATTCAATTACAACAAGCTCTTGATGTCGGAAAGTATATTGTGACCCAGCGTCTTTTGGGTCGTAAACGCTTTCCCCTGGTGCTGATGTTGGAACCTCTGTTCCGCTGTAATCTAGCTTGTTCCGGTTGTGGCAAAATCCAGCATCCTAAAGAAATACTTAAGCGCCACCTAACTCCTGAAGAGTGCTTTGCTGCGGTAAAAGAGTGTGGTGTTCCTGTGGTTTCTATTCCGGGGGGAGAACCTTTGCTTCATCCACAAATTGACGAAATTGTCAAGGGGTTGGTGGCATGGCGAAAGTATGTCTATCTCTGTACTAATGGGTTGTTGTTAGAGAAGTGTCTGGATAAGTTCCAACCTTCCCCTTACCTGACTTTCAGCGTTCACTTGGATGGCTTACGGGAACGGCATGATCAGTGTGTGGACCGTCAGGGGGTATTTGATAAGGTGGTGCAGGCAATTCGAGCGGCTAAAGCTAGGGGATTTCGTGTGACTACTAACACGACGGTGTTTGAGGGAACTGATCCTAAGGAAATCCAGGAGTTCTTTGATTTCCTGGCCATGTTAGGTATTGACGGCATGATGGTTTCTCCTGGATATAGTTATGAATGGGCACCCGATCAGGAGCATTTCCTGAAGCGGGAACAGACTAAGGCGATGTTCCGGGAAATTTTAGCGCCTTTCAAGGCTGGGAATAAAATCTGGAATTTTAACCATAATCCTTTATTTTTGGATTTCCTGATCGGGGAGAAAGATTATGAGTGTACCCCTTGGGGAAGTCCTAGTTACAGTGTTTTGGGGTGGCAAAAGCCTTGCTATTTGTTAAATGAAGGGCATTATTCCACTTTTAAGGAATTGCTGGAGGAAACGAATTGGGATCAGTATGGTCGCGCTAGTGGTAATCCTAAGTGTTCCGATTGTATGGTCCATTGTGGGTATGAGCCGACGGCGGCTATGGATGCGTTTCAGCCCCAGAATATGGTTCGTGCTATGGGTAGTGTGTTAGGAGGGGTTTAA
- the hpnA gene encoding hopanoid-associated sugar epimerase — protein MAIKAFVTGGTGFIGAHVVRSLLEAGYSVRALVRPTSQLDNLQGLDIEVVIGDLNDPGLCQLMQGCQVLFHVAAHYSLWQADRDLLYRNNVEGTRNVLQSAAQAGIERTVYTSSVAAIGVGKPGEIVDETHQSPVEKLVGDYKKSKFFAEREAIKAAESGQDVVIVNPSAPIGPMDIKPTPTGEIIVRFLQQNMPFYLDTGLNFIDVRDVAQGHLLALDRGKKGDRYILGNQNLSFKSLLEQLAEITGLSAPQKTVPVWLPLSMAWIDECVLTAFGKTPSIPLNGVRMAQHPMYYDCSKAVRELGLPQSSIRKALKDAVDWFS, from the coding sequence ATGGCAATCAAAGCTTTCGTCACTGGAGGAACAGGATTTATCGGTGCTCATGTTGTGCGATCGCTACTTGAAGCAGGATACTCCGTGCGAGCTCTGGTGCGCCCTACTAGCCAACTCGATAACCTCCAGGGTCTAGATATAGAAGTCGTTATCGGTGACTTAAACGATCCAGGCTTGTGCCAACTGATGCAGGGATGTCAGGTATTATTTCATGTCGCTGCCCATTATTCCCTGTGGCAAGCGGATCGAGATTTACTCTATCGTAACAATGTCGAGGGAACCCGTAATGTGCTACAAAGTGCTGCTCAAGCTGGGATTGAACGCACTGTTTACACCAGTTCAGTAGCGGCTATTGGTGTGGGTAAACCTGGGGAAATTGTGGATGAAACCCATCAGAGTCCTGTCGAGAAATTGGTGGGTGACTATAAAAAATCTAAGTTTTTTGCTGAACGGGAAGCGATCAAGGCAGCTGAATCTGGTCAAGATGTGGTGATTGTTAATCCTAGCGCTCCCATTGGTCCAATGGATATTAAGCCAACTCCTACCGGAGAAATTATTGTGCGCTTCTTACAGCAAAACATGCCATTTTATTTGGATACGGGATTAAATTTTATTGATGTGCGGGATGTGGCTCAGGGTCACCTGTTGGCGTTGGACCGGGGGAAAAAAGGCGATCGCTATATTTTAGGTAACCAAAATCTATCCTTCAAATCCTTATTGGAGCAACTTGCAGAAATTACTGGATTGAGTGCGCCTCAAAAAACTGTTCCGGTCTGGCTACCGCTGAGTATGGCTTGGATTGATGAGTGCGTGTTGACTGCTTTCGGGAAAACCCCTTCTATACCGCTCAATGGGGTGCGGATGGCACAACACCCAATGTATTACGATTGCTCGAAAGCAGTTAGAGAGTTAGGGTTACCCCAATCTTCCATTAGGAAAGCCCTGAAGGATGCTGTTGATTGGTTTAGTTGA
- a CDS encoding efflux RND transporter permease subunit, producing MVKLSSLKVLRERFNLSRLAIKYSRVTIGFWIAMVVAGLLAFSSLKYALFPDITFPVVVVNAQVPLETAVETEQKVTQRIEERLLPLAGLDQMVSSTYPGRTVVTLYFDVGTNLNSSSMEVEKTLWQIALPEGATFQVIPFNLNESSAVSYTIKSDTKDLKQLADIAKTSILPEIAQLPGVLKVNLLGGGETTFTALNSGSELTKQAPEIIKEEQPRDSPESPIPITPTRIRFNGQEALAFQVIKGGDANTLDVVSRVEKTVQRLQGSLPGVQLVLAVTQANYIREATQSTIDGLVLAIVLAVLVIFTFLRNWRATLITALAIPISLLGTAIVMAIYGFNLETITLLALALVIGIIIDDAIVEVENISRHLEAGESPRQAALSATNEIGLTVSASTLTIVAVFLPVGLMGGNLGQFFKPFGLTVSAAVLTSLLVARTLCPVLAVYWLKPRQGNREQGTGNREQGAGNREQGAGSRERLLREEGNREQGTAMQRGLGGLHGAYKVRTQVPHTAPPHERLHQDGKREQGTGNWARFSRVVFDFWLRSNPKYPDLLRWSLGHRKFVVGLAVLSFVAGISLIPLIPQGFIPTLDRGEFMITYTAPLPEMPSASQFGDLIDKILNLGGFDSNSEESKPLSNSDTNSDTNSDTNSDTNSDTNSDTNSDTNSDTNSDTNSDTNSDTNSDTNSDLREQHKPQLSKPQLSNSGFNGLFPIKSGMKLLLKQSEQVAKQLEEAVLAFPEVESVYTVVGVQGDPKKGNLQVKLKRNRQYTTAQVQEKMRAALPKISGVTTSVEDIQFIELPTQKPVQVALLGDDLEVLGNTAADLKTRIETLPGLVDVEATGQNNRGNRITEIEHVNGQRGVYVRASLNQGHRLGDATEEVVKLAKSVLPDGVRLELWGDSALSSHVLGSFAGTLTLSVTCMLLVLILPFGRLLEPMVVGLSLPLSIVGAMLALLITQSDFGMISLIGLIFLLGLLDKNALLLMDYVNQLRRGGLSRTEAILETGVVRLRPIIMTTASTILGMLPLALGFGAGAELRQPMAVAIIGGLLTSTLLSLIVVPVLYTLLEDCWVGLLSGIALRASQKSEVRSQK from the coding sequence ATGGTCAAGTTGAGTTCCCTCAAGGTTTTACGAGAGCGGTTCAATCTTTCCCGGTTAGCCATTAAGTATTCCCGAGTAACCATAGGTTTTTGGATCGCAATGGTTGTGGCTGGGCTTTTGGCCTTCAGTTCCCTTAAGTATGCCCTATTCCCAGATATTACGTTTCCGGTGGTGGTGGTCAATGCTCAAGTGCCATTGGAGACTGCCGTGGAAACGGAGCAGAAAGTGACTCAACGGATTGAGGAAAGGCTTTTGCCTTTGGCAGGACTCGATCAGATGGTTTCCTCAACCTACCCTGGTCGAACAGTAGTTACCCTCTATTTCGATGTCGGAACCAATCTCAACTCCTCTTCAATGGAGGTTGAAAAGACACTGTGGCAGATTGCTCTTCCTGAAGGTGCAACCTTTCAGGTCATTCCCTTCAATTTGAACGAATCCTCTGCCGTTAGCTACACCATCAAGAGTGATACTAAAGACCTGAAGCAATTAGCTGACATTGCTAAGACTAGCATTTTACCAGAGATTGCTCAACTTCCAGGAGTTCTGAAAGTCAATTTGTTGGGAGGGGGGGAAACTACGTTTACGGCTCTCAATTCTGGCTCAGAGTTGACCAAACAAGCACCAGAAATTATTAAGGAGGAACAGCCGCGAGATAGTCCCGAATCACCCATACCCATTACCCCGACTCGGATTCGCTTCAATGGACAGGAAGCTTTGGCTTTTCAGGTGATCAAAGGGGGTGATGCTAACACCTTAGATGTAGTTAGTCGGGTAGAGAAAACAGTGCAAAGGCTACAAGGTAGTTTGCCAGGGGTGCAGTTAGTCTTAGCAGTGACTCAAGCTAACTATATCCGGGAAGCGACTCAATCTACTATTGATGGTTTAGTACTGGCAATTGTTCTGGCAGTGTTGGTAATTTTTACTTTCTTGCGTAACTGGCGTGCCACCCTAATTACTGCCTTGGCAATTCCAATTTCTCTGCTCGGAACCGCTATAGTGATGGCTATCTATGGGTTCAATCTCGAAACCATTACTCTACTAGCTTTGGCTCTGGTAATTGGAATTATTATTGATGATGCCATTGTAGAAGTCGAGAACATTTCTCGGCACCTGGAGGCTGGGGAGTCTCCTCGGCAAGCTGCTCTTTCTGCTACTAATGAAATTGGTCTGACGGTTTCTGCTTCTACTTTGACCATTGTGGCGGTATTTCTACCGGTTGGTTTAATGGGTGGTAACTTAGGACAGTTCTTTAAACCCTTTGGTCTGACGGTTTCGGCAGCAGTTCTTACCTCTTTGTTGGTTGCTCGAACCTTGTGCCCAGTTCTTGCGGTTTATTGGCTTAAACCTAGACAGGGGAATAGGGAACAGGGAACAGGGAACAGGGAGCAGGGAGCAGGGAACAGGGAGCAGGGAGCAGGGAGCAGGGAAAGATTATTGAGAGAAGAAGGGAACAGGGAACAGGGAACAGCGATGCAGCGCGGTCTTGGGGGTCTCCACGGGGCTTACAAGGTGCGGACGCAGGTTCCGCACACAGCCCCTCCCCATGAGCGACTGCATCAAGACGGGAAAAGGGAACAAGGAACTGGGAACTGGGCAAGATTCTCAAGAGTAGTTTTCGACTTTTGGTTGAGGTCTAATCCTAAGTACCCTGATTTGCTGCGCTGGTCCTTGGGGCATCGGAAATTTGTAGTGGGATTAGCGGTATTGAGCTTTGTGGCTGGAATTTCTCTGATTCCCCTAATTCCTCAGGGGTTTATTCCTACCCTAGACCGAGGGGAATTTATGATTACCTATACAGCACCGTTGCCTGAGATGCCTAGTGCCTCTCAATTTGGTGATTTAATTGATAAGATTCTGAATTTGGGAGGGTTTGATTCTAACAGTGAGGAGTCAAAGCCATTAAGTAATTCAGATACTAATTCAGATACTAATTCAGATACTAATTCAGATACTAATTCAGATACTAATTCAGATACTAATTCAGATACTAATTCAGATACTAATTCAGATACTAATTCAGATACTAATTCAGATACTAATTCAGATACTAATTCAGACCTTAGGGAGCAGCATAAACCACAACTATCAAAACCACAACTATCAAATTCCGGGTTTAATGGTCTATTTCCGATTAAAAGTGGGATGAAATTGTTACTGAAGCAATCTGAGCAGGTGGCTAAGCAGTTAGAAGAGGCGGTGCTGGCTTTCCCTGAAGTGGAATCGGTATATACGGTTGTGGGGGTACAGGGTGATCCCAAAAAAGGTAACCTTCAGGTCAAACTTAAACGTAATCGCCAATATACTACTGCTCAGGTTCAGGAAAAAATGCGGGCTGCTTTGCCGAAGATTTCTGGTGTAACTACTAGTGTTGAAGATATTCAGTTTATCGAACTACCTACTCAAAAACCGGTTCAAGTTGCTTTATTGGGTGATGATTTAGAGGTGTTAGGCAATACTGCTGCGGATCTCAAAACTCGGATTGAGACATTACCAGGATTAGTGGATGTAGAGGCAACTGGTCAGAATAATCGAGGGAATAGGATTACTGAGATTGAGCATGTTAATGGTCAGCGAGGGGTTTATGTTCGCGCTAGCCTTAACCAGGGTCACAGGTTGGGAGATGCGACTGAGGAGGTGGTAAAGCTTGCCAAATCAGTTTTACCGGATGGTGTGAGGTTAGAACTGTGGGGGGATTCGGCTCTGAGTAGTCATGTGTTGGGCAGTTTTGCTGGCACGTTGACCTTGTCTGTTACCTGTATGCTGCTAGTGCTGATTTTGCCTTTTGGTCGATTGTTAGAACCGATGGTGGTGGGCTTGTCGTTGCCCTTATCTATTGTGGGAGCAATGCTGGCACTTCTGATTACCCAGAGTGATTTTGGCATGATTTCCCTGATTGGTCTCATTTTTTTGCTGGGATTACTTGACAAAAATGCGCTTTTGCTGATGGATTATGTTAACCAACTTCGTCGAGGTGGTTTAAGTCGCACTGAGGCAATTCTGGAAACGGGAGTGGTGCGTTTGCGACCGATTATAATGACTACTGCTTCGACTATTTTGGGAATGTTGCCCTTGGCATTGGGCTTTGGCGCAGGAGCAGAATTGCGACAACCGATGGCTGTGGCAATTATTGGTGGATTGCTTACGTCTACGTTGTTGAGTTTGATTGTTGTACCAGTATTGTATACTCTGCTGGAAGATTGCTGGGTAGGATTATTGTCTGGTATAGCGCTACGCGCAAGTCAGAAGTCAGAAGTCAGAAGTCAGAAGTAA
- a CDS encoding zinc ribbon domain-containing protein, which translates to MPKKVGVTKKISTQVVPVIGMTEAVRTELLSTMKKLGIVRSESYNKLGSINYWGLDWKKSYREVRTFRTPESLGLPSKLMEWAVSDVAKVITAQQAACTDAVEKKISKKFPGKDNEKKRKKLCQQVKTLAFLESSLLHRLVRKEYQRGHSWVKNQIVYQQGGYKCKRLSRNTYQLELAGLTRIKRNKIVVKSNRKVKGQIRLIYTQLSRQFEIHFLVEHGRVETPSRRREVGIDKGYTEAFYDSEGQAHGKGLGQLATKKSDRICAKNRKRGKLWALHRKLEKIDPAKSARILENNLTRKAENRRYRQDQSELTKIIGAASKSVFNGEALKVFAEDLTKPIRNKRQSKAVSRKLNSWMKGVMRDSLQKWANWTGSVVTEVQPSYTSQVDSRNGTLLGRRTGDNFTGWDGVVLQADHNAAKNILARGTDFEITRFMTRAEVQAVLLRRTARYLEDILGLDLLDAIAVDYLDSKHSKSKAFKQLLSGI; encoded by the coding sequence ATGCCCAAAAAAGTAGGAGTAACTAAGAAGATATCGACTCAGGTCGTCCCAGTGATAGGGATGACCGAAGCGGTAAGGACTGAACTACTGTCTACGATGAAGAAATTGGGCATCGTCAGATCCGAGTCTTATAACAAGCTGGGAAGTATTAACTACTGGGGACTGGATTGGAAAAAATCGTACCGAGAAGTCAGGACTTTTAGGACTCCCGAATCATTGGGACTTCCGTCCAAACTAATGGAATGGGCTGTCAGTGATGTAGCCAAGGTCATTACTGCGCAACAGGCGGCTTGCACTGATGCAGTAGAAAAAAAAATCTCTAAAAAATTCCCAGGGAAAGACAACGAAAAAAAACGCAAAAAGCTTTGCCAACAAGTTAAAACTTTAGCTTTCCTAGAAAGCTCCCTTCTGCATAGGCTTGTCAGGAAAGAATATCAACGCGGCCATTCTTGGGTCAAAAATCAAATAGTCTATCAACAAGGTGGCTACAAGTGTAAAAGACTTTCTCGAAACACTTACCAGTTAGAATTGGCTGGATTGACGAGAATAAAAAGGAACAAGATAGTTGTTAAATCTAATCGGAAGGTAAAAGGTCAGATTAGATTGATTTACACCCAGTTATCACGACAATTTGAAATTCACTTTTTAGTAGAACATGGTAGAGTAGAAACTCCATCAAGACGCAGGGAAGTCGGAATAGATAAGGGTTACACCGAAGCATTCTATGATTCAGAAGGCCAGGCTCACGGAAAAGGGTTAGGACAATTAGCCACTAAAAAATCGGATCGTATTTGTGCCAAAAACCGAAAGAGGGGGAAGCTCTGGGCACTTCATAGAAAGCTAGAAAAAATAGATCCAGCTAAATCAGCGAGGATACTTGAAAATAATTTAACCAGGAAAGCTGAAAACCGCCGTTACAGACAAGACCAGTCAGAACTGACGAAAATAATAGGAGCAGCGTCTAAGTCTGTTTTCAATGGAGAAGCTCTGAAAGTTTTCGCGGAAGATTTAACAAAACCGATCCGAAATAAACGCCAGTCCAAAGCCGTGTCTCGCAAATTAAACAGTTGGATGAAAGGAGTAATGCGAGACTCTTTGCAGAAATGGGCTAATTGGACTGGATCGGTTGTTACAGAAGTTCAGCCTAGCTATACGTCGCAAGTTGACTCCAGGAACGGGACCCTATTAGGGCGAAGGACTGGGGACAATTTTACCGGATGGGATGGGGTCGTGTTGCAGGCTGACCATAATGCAGCCAAGAATATCCTTGCTCGTGGTACCGACTTCGAGATAACTCGGTTCATGACTAGAGCCGAGGTTCAGGCTGTATTATTGCGCCGTACCGCGCGTTACTTGGAAGATATTTTGGGACTAGATCTGCTTGATGCGATCGCGGTTGACTACCTTGATAGCAAACATAGCAAATCTAAGGCTTTCAAGCAACTCCTCAGCGGGATCTGA
- the aat gene encoding leucyl/phenylalanyl-tRNA--protein transferase has translation MEIDIDYLIQGYAQGYFLMADDTGNLGWYSSRKRAIIPLDERFRYPKSLRRVLNQERFSVSINRDFLGVMTGCADRETTWISPEIKEIYWQFYKAGWAYSFETWQGNQLAGGILGIVIGGAFIGESMFYRIPDGSKVAMVKLVERLRHRNFLLFDAQMMNSHLERFGACTVNEQEYNLLLQKAIAQTCSFDEPI, from the coding sequence ATGGAAATCGATATTGATTACTTAATTCAAGGGTATGCTCAAGGCTATTTCCTGATGGCAGATGATACTGGTAATTTAGGCTGGTACTCAAGCCGCAAACGTGCTATAATTCCTCTAGATGAGCGTTTTCGCTATCCTAAATCTCTGCGTCGTGTCCTAAATCAGGAACGATTTAGTGTCAGTATTAACCGAGACTTTTTAGGGGTAATGACTGGTTGTGCTGACCGTGAAACTACTTGGATTTCTCCAGAAATTAAGGAAATTTATTGGCAATTTTATAAGGCTGGATGGGCCTACAGTTTTGAAACTTGGCAGGGAAATCAGCTGGCAGGAGGAATTTTGGGAATTGTAATTGGTGGAGCGTTCATTGGTGAATCGATGTTTTATCGGATTCCGGACGGCTCGAAGGTGGCTATGGTTAAGCTGGTAGAACGGTTGCGCCATCGCAACTTTTTGCTGTTTGATGCTCAGATGATGAATTCTCACCTAGAACGGTTTGGTGCCTGTACGGTCAATGAGCAAGAGTATAATCTGCTGTTACAGAAGGCAATAGCACAAACCTGTTCGTTTGATGAACCTATCTAA
- a CDS encoding TerB family tellurite resistance protein, protein MVTNSSVKQLLKILIGAAWIDGKVQAEEREYLYKVAQQYGVADDPEIKPLLYELKAVSADECYSWVEQYLGDRPSPEDYQRLIEALSALIYSDGLVDTEEAKLLNRLQLLDPSNPSQQSSSQKVLKAIQKIYRRWINKQFTD, encoded by the coding sequence ATGGTTACAAATTCTAGTGTCAAACAGTTGCTCAAAATTTTAATCGGTGCCGCCTGGATAGACGGTAAAGTTCAGGCAGAGGAACGGGAATATCTGTATAAAGTCGCCCAGCAATATGGAGTTGCTGACGACCCAGAGATTAAACCGTTACTGTATGAACTCAAAGCTGTGTCAGCAGATGAATGCTACAGTTGGGTGGAACAATATTTAGGCGATCGCCCTAGTCCAGAAGACTATCAGCGCTTGATTGAAGCCCTCAGTGCCTTAATTTATAGCGATGGGCTGGTAGACACAGAAGAAGCCAAACTTCTCAATCGGTTGCAGTTACTCGACCCCAGCAATCCATCTCAGCAGTCGAGTAGTCAAAAAGTACTCAAAGCAATTCAAAAAATTTACCGCCGGTGGATTAATAAGCAGTTTACTGATTGA